The Natronincola ferrireducens nucleotide sequence CGCCTTAAAAAAAGAAGAAAAAGAGTTTATTTTGGTGGGGGATATGCCACTACCTATAAGATTGGTAAAAGCTTATTAAAAAAGAAGTAAGGGATACTTACTTCTTTTTTTGATTTCCAAATATTTGTTCATGAAGTTTTTTTCCAGTAGGTGTAGCTGCCAATCCTCCCATGGCTGTTTCCCTAAGCTCATCTGGTAAACATCTACCTACACGATACATAGTATCAACAACTTCGTCGAAGGGAATAATGCTTTTTACTCCTGCCAATGCCATTTCTGCAGATATAAGAGCATTTGCAGCACCTATAGCATTTCTTTTTTCACAGGGGGCTTCAACTAAACCTGCAATAGGGTCACATACTAAACCAAGAATGTTTTTAATACACATGGCAGCAGCATCTAGAGCCATTTCTGGCGTTCCCCCAACTAATTCCACAACAGCTGCTGCTGCCATGGCAGCAGCAGAGCCTGTTTCAGCCTGGCATCCTCCTTCGGCCCCTGCAACTGTAGCATTTCTAGAAATAATCATCCCTATAGCACTGGCTGTCATTAATCCCTGTAATAAAGCTTCATCATTAAGTTCAAATTCTTCTCCAACAGTAATCAAGGTGCCTGGTAATATTCCACATGAACCCGCTGTTGGTGCAGCTACAATCCTTCCCATGGCAGCATTTATTTCTAGGACAGCCATTGCCCTGCTTATAGCTTTACTCATAATAAGTCCACAAACAGATTTTTCCTTTTTACTTCTATCATTAATCTTCTTTGCATCTCCACCAATAAGACCACTAACAGACTTTACTTCTTGTGTTATTCCTCTATGGGCAGCTTCCTTCATAATTTGTAAGCTTGACATCATTTTGTCTATTATTTGTCTTTCTGTTAAATCAGAAGTGTTTTGCTCCCTCATCATCATAATTTCTGATATATTTTTGTTAGATTGCTTACATAAATCTAATAGCTCAGCTCCTGTTGTAAAGTTCATTGTTATCACCAATCCTTTAGCTTTTTATACTAACTAAATATGCATTTGCAACCTCATCAACACATTTAATATCCTTAACTGCTTTTTCTTCAATAGCATCATCGGTTTCTATAATCATAAAAGCCTTCTGTCCCTTACCATGTCGATAAACCCTCATAAATGCAATATTGACATGGTATTCCGCTAGTATAGAGGATACTTTAGCTATAACCCCTGGTTTATCTATATGGGAAATAATTAGCGTAACATATTCCCCGGTAAATTCCAGTTCTAATCCATTTATCTCAGTAACAACAATGTTGCCCCCACCTATAGATGAGCCTAAAATTTCAATACAATTGTCATCCTTTTTTTGAATAATAATTTTAGCAGTGTTAGGATGTACATCTCCTAAATCTTTCTCTATAAATTCAAAAGAAATACCTTCCTTTTCAGCTAATTGAAAAGCGTATTTAATTCTTTCATCATCAGGGTCAAATCCTAATATCCCTCCCAATAGAGCCTTATCCGTACCATGACCTCTATAGGTTTTTCCAAAGGAGCCATGTAATAGAAAGGTCACTTCTTTTATACTTCCCCCTGCAATTTTATGAGCTACCTTGCCTAACCTACAAGCTCCAGCTGTGTGGGAGCTAGAAGGGCCAATCATATTAGGTCCTACAATATCAAACATGCTAAAATCCTTCATAGTATAAACCTCCTGTATCTCGTTAAAGTTATTATATGCCCTTCACTAACTTTTTAAAGCAAAATTTTTTATAAAATAAGCTATGTCAAACATAGATGTTGATATTGTGCAAATAAAGCTATGACAAGATATTAAGTGATTGTCACTCTGAGGATAGCGAAGAGTCTTAGATCCTTCGGTTCCCTCAGGATGACAGAATTCAAGAATTCATAGAATGTAAAAATCAACCATAGCGTTTAACAGAGCCATAAAATAAAATAGTGGTCATATAATTTGACCACTATCATACTTTACTATTCTACTACAACTATAGCTTCAATTTCAACACCAACATCTTTAGGCAGCCTCGCCACTTCTACACAAGCCCTAGCTGGTTTGTTTTCAGTGAAATAGGTGCTGTAAACTTCATTAAT carries:
- the sdaAB gene encoding L-serine ammonia-lyase, iron-sulfur-dependent subunit beta — encoded protein: MKDFSMFDIVGPNMIGPSSSHTAGACRLGKVAHKIAGGSIKEVTFLLHGSFGKTYRGHGTDKALLGGILGFDPDDERIKYAFQLAEKEGISFEFIEKDLGDVHPNTAKIIIQKKDDNCIEILGSSIGGGNIVVTEINGLELEFTGEYVTLIISHIDKPGVIAKVSSILAEYHVNIAFMRVYRHGKGQKAFMIIETDDAIEEKAVKDIKCVDEVANAYLVSIKS
- the sdaAA gene encoding L-serine ammonia-lyase, iron-sulfur-dependent, subunit alpha, producing MNFTTGAELLDLCKQSNKNISEIMMMREQNTSDLTERQIIDKMMSSLQIMKEAAHRGITQEVKSVSGLIGGDAKKINDRSKKEKSVCGLIMSKAISRAMAVLEINAAMGRIVAAPTAGSCGILPGTLITVGEEFELNDEALLQGLMTASAIGMIISRNATVAGAEGGCQAETGSAAAMAAAAVVELVGGTPEMALDAAAMCIKNILGLVCDPIAGLVEAPCEKRNAIGAANALISAEMALAGVKSIIPFDEVVDTMYRVGRCLPDELRETAMGGLAATPTGKKLHEQIFGNQKKK